Within Candidatus Thorarchaeota archaeon, the genomic segment GGCAGCTCTTGCACGTGAGGCGGGGATCTGTTTCGTCAACATCTCCATGCCGACGGACTATGATGTTCATGGTGACGAGGTTGTCACGCATGAGCTCGTCCTGAAGACGATGGCCAGTAACATCGAGCGTGTTCGCAAGTTGACTTTTGCAATGATTGACAAGATTCCTGAGACCCCGAGTTGTGAATGCCAGACCGCGATGAAGGGCGGAATATTTTAATAAAGATATATTGTGGCCGCACTGCGGCCTCTTCTTTTTCTATGGGCTCCTCTTACCAGTCATCGTCATCATCAATGTCATCCCAATCATCGCCCCAATCTTCTTCTTCCCAGTCTTCCTCGTCTTCCCACTCATCGTCCTCCTCCTCTGGGTCTAACTCTGTCTTGTCGAATGGGCACACTGGTATTGCCTCCACAGTCTCATATGCTTGTTGTCAAAAAGAGTAGTGCATTGATGCAATAAAAAAGTGGTGAGGCGGAGTCTAGTGACTCCGCAACTGGATGTTCCTACTGCCGTTTCATGATCACAATAATGATGACAATGACTACCGACATTATTCCTACGACCAGTCCAAGGACCCACGCAGGAACCATCAGTTCGTCTGGAATAGTGGTCGTTGTAGTGGTAGTGGTCGTTGTAGTGGTAGTGGTCGTTGTAGTGGTAGTGGTAGATTGTGCAGGGCTCACGGTGACGATCACAGTATCAGATACCATATTTCCTGACGAGTCGTAGGCTACGATGGTAAAGTTGTACGTCCCTGCCATGAGATAGTCCACATTGATCTCTGCCGAGTCAACCCATTGGCCTGACATGACAAGTGTTCCATTACGAAATATCTTGTAGTTCGCTGAATACAAGTCAGTGATGTTCCAGTAGATCACGTGCCCCCGCGTTCCAATGACGTAGACAATATCTTCAGGAGTTGTGATAGTTGGAGCAATCGTATCTCGTACAGTGATGAACACAGAATCAACTGCTTGGTTTCCAGACTCGTCTTTTATGAGAACTGTGAAATTGTATGTTCCCAGATCAAGTCCATCCGCGCTGGCTCTCACAGTTTCCGTATTCGTCCATGTGCCACTTGCAATGTTTGCTCCATCTCTGAAGATTGAGTAGGTCGCCGGATGATGGTCTGAGGCTGCCCAGATCACTTCATTGCCAGTGCTTCCGGCCTCGATGAAGGCATCCTGTGGATGGTCCACAACGGGAGCGGTCTGATCCGCAACGGTCGCAATGACAAAGGTCGTGTTCGTAAAGCCAAAGCTGTCATATACTGTGATCGAGAAGTTGTACGTTCCAAGTTCCAATCCATCGGTGCTGTATGAGATATTAGAGCCATCCCAGTTCTCTGAAGTGACAACGGTGTTATTTCTTTTTATAATATAATGGCTCGGACTAAATGAACGGGCGTTCCACAGGATCGTGTTGCCTGTCGAGTCTTCAATGATTGATGCAGTTGCTGGCCCCTCGACTTCTGGCGGTACTGGTCTTGTGACCCCACTGGGATAGTGATCGATTGAGCCTGCGCTTCCGGGTACCGAATAGTTCCCAGTCCCATTATAGTCGCTCCATGAATTCCCCTTGCTCACGCCGTCATCCCATGCATTATTCGTGCCGTTATCCTGTGCGTTAATTGGATTCTTGCTGATCACGTTCTCCACGAATGTGGCATTACTTGTGGACAAAACTACAATCCCGGTAATGTTGTTCTTTATTACCGCATTGTTTGTCAGAGTCGCATTATTGGAACTGGTGACATAGATACCGTACCTATTTGTAATTGCGATGTTGTTTCTCACAGACACATCGAATGCACCATTGGTTATGATTCCATAATCGGAACATTCTGTGACCAAGTTGTTAGTTATGCTAACATTAGTTGATATGTACAAGTAGATTCCATATTTTGTTGCTATGGCCGAATTTCCTTCAATGAGAGTTCTGTTCGAGGCTAACACTGTAATTCCTGATGTATCGCTATTTGATACCGTGTTGTTGATGAAGCGGGAATCAGGCGAATATTCGGCGTACACACTATGTTGTGGTATTGATCTTACAGTGTTATTGAGGAAGTACATCCGTTTCGAGTATTGTATGAATACCCCATAGAATTGTGTATCGCGAATAACACTATTCATGATCGTACAATTGTCGGAATAATTCACGTATAACGCACTGGTGGCTGAGTTGCTAATAGTGCAATTATTCATCGTCACATTTGCCGAATATAATATCTGAAGGGTATTGCGG encodes:
- a CDS encoding right-handed parallel beta-helix repeat-containing protein, translating into MNKHVIIPYLFVVTMIFALAITLSGVEKTVIRQDTQLMPENTDSGSALAYTTHSPILITSNAGFSAQGFPGTGTAGDPYRLENLSISSSSQTRIEIRTTTAYFVIRNCYITNSSGSDYTYYGIDLHDNDHGAVEDCIIKVQNEGIYLSNNNDTRITNTTITSPVFGIHAAISNDLYIHNCSISDVQYAVIISNVDDVLIDNSTFSTTDYMGIKATICNNVTVSRNLFTGTGTQGIYIHTSNTWNITSNKITSTVSTGIYMNTVNSSYVTNNLIANASSYCISITQAYNISMAHNTLYGIATGIFVKLSHTFSVDMTTITGCEVEGLYVQSSYDYSLTNSVFESCGVYLDDTNLDHLILQENNNTVNGKKLGYFLNRTNVLVDGTKYGQIIIVNSTGTKVFGGTFYNASMLVTHSNFTRLTSCIFENYRNTLQILYSANVTMNNCTISNSATSALYVNYSDNCTIMNSVIRDTQFYGVFIQYSKRMYFLNNTVRSIPQHSVYAEYSPDSRFINNTVSNSDTSGITVLASNRTLIEGNSAIATKYGIYLYISTNVSITNNLVTECSDYGIITNGAFDVSVRNNIAITNRYGIYVTSSNNATLTNNAVIKNNITGIVVLSTSNATFVENVISKNPINAQDNGTNNAWDDGVSKGNSWSDYNGTGNYSVPGSAGSIDHYPSGVTRPVPPEVEGPATASIIEDSTGNTILWNARSFSPSHYIIKRNNTVVTSENWDGSNISYSTDGLELGTYNFSITVYDSFGFTNTTFVIATVADQTAPVVDHPQDAFIEAGSTGNEVIWAASDHHPATYSIFRDGANIASGTWTNTETVRASADGLDLGTYNFTVLIKDESGNQAVDSVFITVRDTIAPTITTPEDIVYVIGTRGHVIYWNITDLYSANYKIFRNGTLVMSGQWVDSAEINVDYLMAGTYNFTIVAYDSSGNMVSDTVIVTVSPAQSTTTTTTTTTTTTTTTTTTTTIPDELMVPAWVLGLVVGIMSVVIVIIIVIMKRQ